The following coding sequences are from one Arthrobacter sp. 24S4-2 window:
- a CDS encoding universal stress protein, which yields MRYVVGYTPNERGADAVALASALARAQGAQLDLVYVVNKGVHVAQEVAGGHALAGEKAVADAQREGLGLVPEDVPVEFHVRHAESFASGLIDAAVDYQAGLIVVGAASSGLFKRHTVGSVANALLHASPVPVALAPRGYRRTEALTRLTLAVGQRAGADAAIDVAIDAAQRRGVPLRMVSLVELDAEGDSGEVVNAAHIHANTVLTEASHRLPEGHKVSVEVAHGRIIEECIDDLEWDDGEILIVGSSRLAEKYKLFIGSTANKVLRALPVPMVVIPRDYQRVDSP from the coding sequence ATGCGATACGTAGTTGGCTACACACCAAACGAACGCGGCGCCGATGCCGTTGCCCTCGCGTCGGCCCTGGCCAGGGCGCAGGGCGCCCAGCTGGACCTTGTCTATGTGGTGAACAAGGGCGTGCACGTTGCGCAGGAGGTGGCCGGCGGCCACGCCCTCGCCGGCGAAAAGGCTGTGGCGGACGCGCAACGGGAAGGGCTCGGGCTGGTTCCGGAGGACGTCCCCGTGGAATTCCATGTGCGCCATGCCGAGTCGTTTGCGTCGGGGCTGATCGACGCCGCTGTCGACTACCAGGCCGGGCTCATCGTCGTCGGGGCGGCCAGCAGCGGGCTGTTCAAGCGGCACACGGTGGGCAGCGTGGCCAACGCGCTCCTGCACGCCTCGCCGGTTCCGGTGGCGCTGGCTCCCCGCGGTTACCGCCGCACCGAGGCCCTGACCCGGCTGACCCTCGCCGTCGGCCAGCGGGCCGGCGCGGATGCCGCGATCGACGTCGCCATCGACGCCGCGCAACGGCGCGGCGTTCCGCTCCGCATGGTTTCCCTGGTGGAGCTCGACGCCGAGGGGGACAGCGGTGAAGTGGTGAACGCCGCGCACATCCACGCCAACACCGTTCTCACCGAAGCGTCGCACCGGCTTCCGGAGGGCCACAAGGTGAGCGTGGAGGTGGCCCACGGCCGCATCATCGAGGAGTGCATCGACGACCTCGAATGGGACGACGGCGAGATCCTGATCGTGGGCTCGTCACGCCTGGCCGAGAAGTACAAGCTGTTCATCGGCAGCACGGCCAACAAGGTGCTGCGTGCGCTGCCGGTGCCGATGGTGGTTATCCCGCGCGACTACCAGCGCGTCGACAGCCCCTAA
- the gabT gene encoding 4-aminobutyrate--2-oxoglutarate transaminase, whose translation MTATAHDITYRLEQKRRVQADFPGPKSVALTERRKAVVAAGVASSVPVFVADADGGIIHDVDGNSFIDLGSGIAVTSVGASDPAVVGAVKEAVEHFTHTCFMVTPYEGYVAVAEQLNRLTPGDHEKRTVLFNSGAEAVENAVKVARLATGRDAVVAFDHAYHGRTNLTMALTAKAMPYKTNFGPFAPEVYRMPMSYPYREENPSITGAEAAKRAITMIEKQIGGESVAAIIIEPIQGEGGFIVPADGFLPALAAWAKEKGIVFIADEVQSGFCRTGEWFAVNHEGVVPDIITMAKGIAGGMPLSAITGRADLLDAVHPGGLGGTYGGNPVACAAALASIGSMEEYDLNARARHIEELATGRLRELAAELSERSVIGDIRGRGAMLAIELVQAGSKEPNPELTKAVAAACLKEGVIILTCGTYGNVIRLLPPLVITDELLLDGLEVLAAAIKAHA comes from the coding sequence ATGACTGCAACCGCCCATGACATCACCTACCGTCTCGAGCAGAAGCGCCGCGTCCAGGCCGACTTCCCGGGACCCAAGTCCGTCGCCCTGACCGAACGCCGCAAGGCTGTCGTCGCCGCCGGCGTGGCCTCCAGCGTCCCCGTTTTCGTTGCCGACGCCGACGGCGGCATCATCCACGACGTCGACGGCAACTCCTTCATCGACCTCGGCTCGGGCATCGCCGTGACGAGCGTCGGCGCGTCCGATCCCGCCGTCGTCGGGGCCGTGAAGGAAGCCGTGGAGCACTTCACCCACACCTGCTTCATGGTCACCCCGTACGAAGGCTACGTCGCCGTCGCCGAGCAGCTGAACCGGCTCACCCCGGGCGACCACGAAAAGCGCACGGTGCTGTTCAACTCCGGCGCCGAAGCAGTGGAAAACGCCGTCAAGGTGGCCCGCCTGGCCACCGGCCGTGACGCCGTCGTCGCCTTCGACCACGCCTACCACGGCCGCACCAACCTGACCATGGCGCTGACCGCCAAGGCCATGCCGTACAAGACCAACTTCGGTCCGTTCGCGCCCGAGGTCTACCGCATGCCCATGAGCTATCCGTACCGCGAGGAAAACCCCTCGATCACGGGTGCGGAGGCCGCCAAGCGCGCCATCACCATGATCGAAAAGCAGATCGGCGGCGAATCCGTTGCCGCGATCATCATTGAGCCGATCCAGGGCGAGGGCGGCTTCATTGTCCCGGCCGACGGCTTCCTGCCGGCACTGGCCGCCTGGGCCAAGGAAAAGGGCATCGTCTTCATCGCCGACGAGGTCCAGTCCGGCTTCTGCCGCACGGGCGAATGGTTCGCCGTGAACCACGAAGGCGTTGTGCCGGACATCATCACCATGGCCAAGGGCATCGCCGGCGGCATGCCGCTGTCCGCGATCACCGGACGTGCCGACCTGCTCGACGCCGTCCACCCCGGCGGCCTCGGCGGCACCTACGGCGGCAACCCGGTTGCCTGCGCCGCCGCGCTGGCGTCGATCGGCTCCATGGAGGAGTACGACCTCAACGCCCGCGCCAGGCACATCGAGGAACTGGCCACCGGCCGGCTCCGCGAGCTGGCTGCTGAGCTGTCTGAGCGGTCCGTTATTGGCGACATCCGCGGCCGCGGCGCCATGCTGGCCATCGAACTGGTGCAGGCCGGGTCCAAGGAACCGAACCCGGAACTGACCAAGGCCGTAGCCGCAGCCTGCCTCAAGGAAGGCGTCATCATCCTCACCTGCGGCACCTACGGCAACGTGATCCGCCTGCTGCCGCCGCTGGTCATCACCGACGAGCTGCTGCTGGACGGCCTTGAGGTCCTGGCCGCCGCCATCAAGGCGCACGCCTAA
- a CDS encoding AI-2E family transporter gives MARTVEVTVEGRAPNPWADSLGRAGVRSAQILLVITVVVVSVFALLQIRLLVIPVLIALILAAAIAPFVNFLKRRGLPAAAATGVAFVALLVVLAGVATVIVFSVRSQWNDLATQASSGLDQLQSFLLNGPIPVDPEQIEQARSAVVDFAASSQVRSGAITGLSVITEFLAGASLVVVILFFFLKDGTGIWNFFLRPYTGAREAKLRRSGTRTIQVLGDYVRGTAIVALVDTVAIGTALLVLQVPLAIPLAIIVFIGAFVPIVGATVAGILAALVALVASGPVVALIVVIVVIAVNQLEGNLLQPVVMGKSLQLHALVILLALTAGTILAGIIGAVLSVPLAAVVWAIVQVWTSDAPEPDTVDPDTQKPEPVDPDLVPADSART, from the coding sequence TTGGCCAGAACAGTGGAAGTAACTGTCGAAGGCAGGGCACCGAACCCCTGGGCGGACAGCCTGGGCCGGGCCGGCGTCCGTTCGGCCCAGATCCTTCTGGTCATCACCGTCGTGGTGGTGTCCGTCTTTGCCCTGCTGCAGATCCGACTCCTGGTCATCCCGGTGCTGATCGCGCTGATCCTCGCGGCGGCGATCGCCCCGTTTGTGAACTTCCTGAAGCGTCGCGGGCTGCCGGCCGCAGCGGCAACGGGCGTGGCCTTTGTGGCCCTCCTCGTGGTCCTCGCCGGCGTGGCCACGGTGATTGTGTTCTCGGTCCGCAGCCAGTGGAATGACCTGGCAACCCAGGCGTCCTCCGGCCTGGACCAGCTGCAGTCCTTCCTCCTTAACGGCCCCATCCCCGTGGACCCGGAGCAGATTGAGCAGGCCCGGTCAGCCGTCGTCGACTTCGCGGCCAGCAGCCAGGTCCGCTCCGGAGCCATCACGGGGCTGTCCGTCATCACGGAGTTCCTGGCCGGCGCCAGCCTCGTGGTGGTGATCCTGTTCTTCTTCCTCAAGGACGGCACCGGCATCTGGAACTTCTTCCTGCGGCCCTACACCGGTGCACGCGAAGCCAAGCTGCGCCGCTCAGGCACCCGCACCATCCAGGTCCTGGGTGACTACGTGCGCGGAACGGCCATTGTCGCCCTGGTGGACACCGTTGCCATCGGCACGGCGCTGCTGGTCCTGCAGGTTCCGCTGGCCATACCGCTGGCCATCATCGTGTTCATCGGCGCGTTCGTCCCGATCGTGGGAGCCACCGTGGCCGGAATCCTGGCCGCGCTCGTGGCCCTGGTGGCCAGCGGACCCGTGGTCGCCCTGATCGTGGTGATCGTGGTGATCGCCGTCAACCAACTCGAGGGCAACCTGCTCCAACCAGTGGTTATGGGCAAGTCACTCCAACTGCACGCCCTGGTCATCCTTCTGGCGCTCACAGCGGGCACCATCCTCGCCGGCATCATCGGCGCCGTGCTGTCCGTTCCCCTGGCCGCCGTCGTCTGGGCCATCGTCCAGGTCTGGACGAGCGACGCCCCGGAACCGGACACTGTGGACCCGGACACCCAGAAGCCGGAGCCCGTGGACCCGGACCTTGTTCCGGCGGACAGCGCGCGGACGTAA
- a CDS encoding DNA topoisomerase IB → MRLRHSNASGRGYGRLAAGAGFTYRDLDGSTLPPGPVRQRLEGIGIPPEWTDVWIAPYDNGHIQATGLDAMGRRQYIYHPAWREKKDRLKFDRALQLAESLPTARRLVTLDLRSDGAARVRVLAGAFRMLDSGSLRVGSERYTNENGSHGLATLLCAHVKVKRECLLLSFPAKSGKTWESEIDDADLAALVRLLKRRGGYARLLAYRNGRSWHPVVSAEINDYVKERTGADFTAKDFRTLRGTVAAAVSLARTGPQKTVAAKKRAISVAMQEAAAVLGNTPAIARKSYVDPRLLDHFSAGETIDPRRTGAAESELRALLYREGDVVSLNSPAGNAG, encoded by the coding sequence ATGAGGCTCCGCCACAGCAACGCCTCGGGGAGGGGCTACGGGCGCCTGGCCGCGGGCGCCGGCTTCACGTACCGGGACCTGGACGGATCCACGCTTCCCCCGGGCCCTGTCCGGCAACGGCTGGAGGGCATCGGCATCCCGCCGGAGTGGACCGACGTGTGGATCGCGCCCTACGACAACGGGCACATCCAGGCCACGGGACTGGACGCGATGGGCCGCCGGCAGTACATCTACCATCCGGCCTGGCGCGAAAAGAAGGACCGGCTCAAGTTCGATCGTGCCCTCCAGCTCGCCGAATCCCTGCCGACTGCCCGCAGGCTGGTCACCCTGGACCTCCGCAGCGACGGCGCGGCCCGCGTGCGGGTCCTGGCCGGAGCCTTCAGGATGCTGGACAGCGGGTCACTGCGGGTGGGGTCCGAGCGGTACACCAACGAGAACGGCAGCCACGGCCTGGCCACCCTGCTCTGCGCCCACGTGAAAGTGAAGCGGGAATGCCTGCTGCTGAGTTTCCCGGCCAAGAGCGGCAAGACCTGGGAGTCGGAAATCGACGACGCCGACCTCGCCGCCCTGGTCCGCCTGCTCAAGCGCCGTGGCGGGTACGCCAGGCTGCTGGCGTACAGGAACGGGCGCAGCTGGCATCCGGTGGTCAGCGCGGAGATCAACGATTACGTGAAGGAACGCACCGGGGCCGACTTCACCGCCAAGGACTTCCGCACGCTGCGCGGAACCGTGGCCGCCGCTGTCAGCCTGGCCCGCACCGGGCCGCAGAAAACGGTGGCCGCGAAAAAGAGGGCCATCAGTGTGGCCATGCAGGAGGCGGCAGCGGTGCTGGGAAACACGCCCGCCATTGCCCGGAAGAGCTACGTGGATCCGCGGCTGCTGGATCATTTTTCCGCGGGGGAGACCATCGACCCCCGCCGGACCGGCGCGGCCGAATCCGAACTGCGGGCGCTGCTGTACCGGGAAGGCGACGTAGTATCCCTCAACAGCCCGGCAGGGAACGCGGGCTGA
- a CDS encoding FAD-dependent oxidoreductase: MSNSAETTPKRPLRVAIVGAGPAGVYAADILTKSNEVKGGDFEVSIDLFEAYPAPYGLIRYGVAPDHPRIKGIVNALHKVLDRGDIRFLGNVTYGRDLKLHDFRAFYDAVIFSTGAIKDADLNIPGIELEGSFGGADFVSWYDGHPDVPREWPLDAKEIAVIGNGNVALDVARMLVKHADELLSTEIPDNVYQGLKNSPVTDVHVFGRRGPAQVKFTPLELRELSHAKDVDIVLYPEDFEFDEASDDAIRSNNQIKTMVNTMTNWLVEEHAEAEVPSSRRLHLHFLHSPVEIYDGAGNTAGTGKVAGIKFERMQLDGTGHVKGTGEFIDYPVQAVYRAIGYHGSPLDELEYDARGGVIPNEGGRVLDPGGNPVPGIYATGWIKRGPVGLIGHTKGDALETIGCLLEDRLTLPPAQNPDPHAIIALLEERGVEYTTWEGWNRLDAHEAALGKEWTEAEADTGVVRERVKVVPREEMIRISRNSEG, encoded by the coding sequence GTGTCCAACTCGGCCGAAACCACCCCCAAACGTCCCCTCCGCGTCGCGATCGTCGGCGCCGGACCGGCCGGCGTGTACGCCGCGGACATCCTGACCAAGTCCAACGAGGTCAAGGGCGGCGACTTCGAGGTCAGTATCGACCTCTTCGAGGCGTACCCCGCGCCGTACGGCCTGATCCGCTATGGCGTGGCCCCTGACCACCCCCGGATCAAAGGCATCGTCAACGCCCTGCACAAGGTCCTGGACCGCGGCGACATCCGCTTCCTCGGAAACGTGACCTACGGCCGCGACCTGAAACTCCACGATTTCCGCGCCTTCTACGACGCCGTGATCTTCTCCACGGGTGCCATCAAGGACGCGGACCTGAACATTCCCGGCATCGAGCTTGAGGGATCGTTCGGCGGCGCGGACTTTGTGTCCTGGTACGACGGCCACCCGGACGTACCCCGCGAATGGCCGCTGGATGCCAAGGAAATCGCGGTGATCGGCAACGGCAACGTGGCCCTGGACGTGGCCCGCATGCTGGTGAAGCACGCGGACGAACTGCTCTCCACCGAAATCCCGGACAACGTCTACCAGGGCCTCAAGAACTCCCCGGTCACCGACGTGCACGTCTTCGGCCGCCGCGGACCGGCCCAGGTGAAGTTCACCCCGCTGGAACTGCGCGAACTGAGCCACGCCAAGGACGTGGACATTGTGCTCTACCCGGAGGACTTCGAATTCGACGAGGCCTCCGACGACGCCATCCGCAGCAACAACCAGATCAAGACGATGGTCAACACCATGACCAACTGGCTCGTGGAGGAGCACGCCGAAGCCGAAGTGCCCTCCTCGCGGCGGCTCCACCTGCACTTCCTGCACAGCCCCGTGGAGATCTACGACGGCGCCGGCAACACCGCGGGCACCGGCAAGGTGGCGGGCATCAAGTTTGAACGGATGCAGCTGGACGGCACCGGCCACGTCAAGGGCACTGGGGAGTTCATCGACTACCCCGTCCAGGCCGTCTACCGGGCCATCGGGTACCACGGCTCGCCGCTGGACGAGCTCGAATACGACGCCCGGGGCGGCGTCATCCCCAACGAAGGCGGCCGCGTGCTGGACCCCGGGGGCAACCCGGTCCCCGGCATCTACGCCACCGGCTGGATCAAACGGGGCCCGGTCGGCCTGATCGGGCACACCAAGGGCGACGCCCTGGAAACCATCGGCTGCCTGCTCGAGGACCGGCTGACCCTACCGCCGGCGCAGAACCCGGACCCGCACGCCATCATTGCGCTGCTGGAAGAACGCGGCGTGGAATACACCACCTGGGAAGG
- a CDS encoding PucR family transcriptional regulator, whose product MAISLAALLGVPSLKLIKAGLAETTWHQDIQWVAVTEQEDPQRFLNGGELVLTTGMRLKSAPEQRRFVRQVQRAGAVGIGFGIGLTHDAVPPALIAEANRWGLPVVEVPYETPFIAITKLVADAQSADHYSKLERLIAGHQILARALLTGGGLSELLKNLGSMLRTDIILTQFTAQLYNSVPGNPAPTADTWASYPIPTGRRDACTLWVRQPFEDSGIVGYAQNLISVELNNMVKQRQAQRALSGQVLEDVIHGTLEASEASRRLAGIGVNSTRKNVVLLAESAAHPKQLASSSVPRPLEHGVTAVVGKDLIIVVADDGSGASALAKSLSDHLAEAGIHATIGIGGAYTKPNGLRWSYFEARDAASHGLPVNEPERLSLTSLLLASEDVPLADMANESLNPLRNFDALHGAELMTTLESYLNNNGSVAAVAEALTLHRNTVRYRLAQVTELTGYDPSQTQDRVQLWLALAVQRLSQRQQG is encoded by the coding sequence ATGGCAATTTCCCTCGCCGCCCTGTTGGGCGTGCCGTCGCTGAAGCTCATCAAAGCCGGACTGGCCGAGACCACGTGGCACCAGGACATCCAATGGGTTGCCGTCACTGAGCAGGAGGACCCGCAGCGCTTCCTCAACGGCGGCGAGCTGGTGCTCACCACGGGCATGCGGCTGAAGTCCGCGCCCGAGCAGCGCCGCTTTGTGCGGCAGGTCCAGCGGGCCGGCGCGGTGGGGATCGGCTTCGGGATAGGACTGACGCACGACGCCGTGCCGCCGGCGCTGATTGCCGAGGCCAACCGCTGGGGCCTGCCCGTGGTGGAGGTTCCCTACGAGACACCGTTCATTGCCATCACCAAGCTGGTGGCCGATGCCCAGTCCGCGGACCACTACTCCAAGCTGGAACGGCTCATCGCCGGGCACCAGATCCTGGCCCGCGCCCTGCTGACCGGCGGCGGCCTCTCCGAGCTGCTCAAGAACCTGGGCTCCATGCTGCGCACTGACATCATCCTGACCCAGTTCACGGCCCAGCTGTACAACAGCGTGCCCGGCAACCCTGCGCCCACGGCGGACACCTGGGCGTCCTACCCCATCCCCACCGGCCGGCGGGACGCCTGCACCCTGTGGGTCCGGCAGCCCTTCGAGGACTCCGGCATCGTGGGGTACGCGCAGAACCTGATCAGCGTCGAGCTCAACAACATGGTCAAGCAGCGGCAGGCCCAGCGGGCACTGTCCGGCCAGGTCCTGGAGGACGTGATCCACGGGACGCTCGAGGCCAGCGAGGCGTCACGCCGTCTGGCCGGGATCGGCGTCAACAGCACCCGGAAGAACGTGGTCCTGCTCGCCGAGTCCGCGGCGCACCCCAAGCAGCTGGCCAGTTCATCGGTGCCGCGGCCGCTGGAGCACGGGGTGACCGCCGTCGTCGGGAAGGACCTGATCATCGTTGTCGCCGACGACGGCAGCGGTGCCAGCGCGCTCGCGAAGAGCCTCAGCGACCACCTGGCCGAGGCCGGCATCCACGCCACGATCGGCATCGGGGGCGCCTACACCAAACCCAACGGGCTGCGGTGGAGCTACTTCGAGGCCCGGGACGCGGCCAGCCACGGACTGCCCGTCAACGAGCCCGAGCGGCTCAGCCTGACGTCGCTGCTCCTGGCCAGCGAGGACGTGCCGCTGGCGGACATGGCGAATGAGTCGCTCAACCCGCTCAGGAACTTCGATGCCCTGCACGGCGCCGAGCTGATGACCACGCTGGAAAGCTACCTGAACAACAACGGCTCCGTGGCCGCCGTCGCCGAAGCCCTGACGCTGCACCGCAACACGGTGCGGTACCGGCTGGCCCAGGTCACCGAGCTGACCGGCTACGACCCGTCCCAGACGCAGGACCGCGTGCAGCTCTGGCTGGCGCTGGCCGTGCAGCGGCTCTCGCAGCGGCAACAGGGCTAG
- a CDS encoding gamma-aminobutyraldehyde dehydrogenase, translating to MVQTLQNFINGEFVTPAGTGLLDIVNPTNGDVVAKSPISGQADVDAAMTAASEAFKTWKHVTPGQRQLMLLKLADAVEANSDELVEAQHRNTGQVRSLIASEEVAAGADQLRFFAGAARILEGKSAGEYFEGHTSYVRREPIGVVAQVAPWNYPFLMAIWKIGPALAAGNTVVLKPSDTTPESTLVLAKLAKDIFPAGVLNVVLGTGETGAMMVDHKVPGLVSITGSVRAGIAVASGAAKGLKRAHLELGGKAPAIVFKDADIKKSAAAIAEFAFFNAGQDCTAITRVLVEDSVHDDLLAAMVEHTKTLHTGSQNDEDNYFGPLNNVNHFNAVTSVVEHLPENCRIVTGGHRAGEKGFFFEPTIITGAKQTDDVVQKETFGPVITVQKFSTEAEAVELANDVDYALASSVWTTDHGTAMRVSRDLDFGAVWINTHILLTAEMPHGGFKQSGYGKDLSMYGVEDYTRIKHVMSALDA from the coding sequence GTGGTCCAAACCTTGCAGAACTTCATCAACGGCGAGTTCGTCACGCCCGCCGGCACCGGACTGCTGGACATCGTGAACCCCACCAACGGTGACGTCGTGGCGAAGTCGCCCATCTCCGGGCAGGCCGACGTCGACGCCGCCATGACGGCCGCCAGCGAGGCGTTCAAGACCTGGAAGCACGTCACCCCGGGCCAGCGCCAGCTCATGCTCCTCAAGCTCGCCGACGCCGTCGAGGCCAACAGCGACGAACTCGTTGAGGCCCAGCACCGCAACACGGGCCAGGTCCGCAGCCTGATCGCGTCCGAGGAAGTGGCCGCCGGCGCCGACCAGCTCCGCTTCTTCGCCGGCGCGGCCCGCATCCTCGAAGGCAAGTCCGCCGGTGAGTACTTCGAAGGCCACACTTCCTACGTGCGCCGCGAACCGATCGGCGTCGTGGCCCAGGTGGCCCCCTGGAACTACCCGTTCCTGATGGCCATCTGGAAGATCGGTCCCGCGCTCGCCGCGGGCAACACCGTGGTCCTCAAGCCCTCGGACACCACCCCCGAATCCACCCTGGTGCTGGCTAAGCTGGCCAAGGACATCTTCCCGGCCGGCGTCCTGAACGTTGTCCTGGGAACCGGTGAAACCGGAGCCATGATGGTGGACCACAAGGTCCCCGGCCTGGTCTCCATCACCGGCTCCGTCCGCGCCGGGATCGCTGTTGCCTCCGGCGCCGCGAAGGGACTCAAGCGCGCCCACCTGGAGCTCGGCGGCAAGGCTCCGGCCATCGTGTTCAAGGACGCCGACATCAAGAAGAGCGCTGCGGCCATTGCCGAGTTCGCCTTCTTCAACGCCGGCCAGGACTGCACCGCCATCACCCGCGTCCTGGTTGAGGACTCGGTCCACGACGACCTCTTGGCGGCCATGGTGGAACACACCAAGACCCTGCACACCGGTTCGCAGAACGACGAAGACAACTATTTCGGCCCGCTCAACAACGTGAACCACTTCAACGCGGTCACTTCCGTGGTGGAGCACCTGCCGGAGAACTGCCGGATTGTGACCGGAGGCCACCGCGCGGGCGAGAAAGGCTTCTTCTTCGAACCCACCATCATCACCGGCGCCAAGCAGACGGACGACGTGGTGCAGAAGGAAACCTTCGGGCCGGTCATCACCGTGCAGAAGTTCAGCACCGAGGCCGAGGCCGTGGAGCTGGCGAACGACGTCGACTACGCCCTGGCCTCCAGCGTCTGGACCACCGACCACGGCACGGCCATGCGCGTCAGCCGCGACCTGGACTTCGGCGCAGTGTGGATCAACACCCACATCCTGCTCACCGCCGAAATGCCGCACGGCGGCTTCAAGCAGTCCGGCTACGGCAAGGACCTCTCCATGTACGGCGTCGAGGACTACACGCGCATCAAGCACGTCATGTCTGCGCTCGACGCCTAA
- a CDS encoding MFS transporter produces MATTTTAPPGIDTPPTARVSAARPRAVVVLGILAIVLIGLNLRAGITGASALLHDLQEVLGYGPFIAAVIPSIPTLCFALAGAATSWLTRRLGVEKAILLALAMLAAGLLLRGIPSTGMLLTGTVVGMSGLAVCNVAMPSFIREHYADRTSLMTGLYTVTMTTGATVTAVLIVPIAQAMGSASAGMGSIGLLSVAAFLGFLPVALHAHRNAAPGRGTHISPWPLLRTRKGLLLTAIFTLQALLAYAVLSWFPYMLTTNGLTATDSGLMFGLMQLVSVPAGMVLIAIGSRPRMLRPAFYLASVTMSLGVAALMLLPATLAAVPAVLLGFGLGIFPLVMVMISRSGRTTAETTAMSTLAQSVGYLLATAGPFGMGLLHSATGGWTVPLVLLLAIALAQIVVAHLLTGKKMASAAAGAAAGQVAGLSTITSARSRA; encoded by the coding sequence ATGGCTACCACGACGACGGCACCTCCCGGAATTGACACCCCACCCACCGCACGGGTCAGCGCTGCCCGGCCGCGCGCCGTCGTCGTCCTCGGCATCCTTGCCATCGTCCTGATCGGCCTCAACCTCCGCGCCGGCATCACCGGGGCTTCCGCCCTGCTGCACGACCTCCAGGAAGTCCTGGGCTACGGGCCGTTCATTGCCGCCGTGATCCCCTCCATTCCCACCCTGTGTTTCGCCCTTGCCGGCGCCGCCACGTCCTGGCTGACCCGCCGGCTGGGCGTTGAGAAGGCCATCCTGCTGGCCCTGGCAATGCTGGCCGCGGGGCTGCTGCTGCGCGGCATCCCGTCCACCGGCATGCTGCTGACCGGAACGGTGGTGGGGATGTCCGGGCTCGCCGTCTGCAATGTGGCCATGCCGTCCTTCATCCGCGAGCACTATGCGGACCGTACGTCGCTGATGACCGGCCTCTACACGGTGACCATGACCACCGGCGCCACGGTCACCGCGGTGCTGATCGTGCCGATCGCCCAGGCCATGGGTTCGGCATCGGCCGGCATGGGCTCCATCGGCCTGCTGTCCGTGGCCGCCTTCCTGGGGTTCCTTCCTGTTGCGCTGCACGCCCACCGGAACGCTGCACCCGGCCGCGGCACCCACATTTCGCCGTGGCCGCTGCTGCGGACCCGCAAGGGCCTGCTGCTCACCGCCATCTTCACCCTGCAGGCGCTTCTTGCCTACGCCGTGCTGAGCTGGTTTCCGTACATGCTCACCACCAACGGCCTCACGGCGACGGACAGCGGCCTGATGTTCGGGCTGATGCAGCTTGTCTCGGTTCCGGCCGGCATGGTGCTGATCGCCATCGGATCGCGGCCGCGGATGCTGCGCCCGGCCTTCTACCTGGCCAGCGTCACCATGTCCCTGGGGGTGGCCGCCCTGATGCTGCTGCCTGCAACGCTGGCCGCCGTTCCGGCCGTGCTGCTGGGCTTCGGCCTGGGCATCTTCCCGCTGGTCATGGTGATGATTAGCCGCAGCGGACGCACGACGGCGGAAACCACCGCCATGTCCACGCTGGCCCAATCGGTGGGGTACCTGCTCGCCACGGCGGGTCCGTTCGGCATGGGCCTGCTGCACAGCGCCACGGGCGGCTGGACGGTTCCGTTGGTCCTGCTGCTGGCCATCGCCCTGGCCCAGATCGTGGTGGCACACCTGCTGACGGGCAAGAAAATGGCGTCTGCTGCCGCGGGCGCGGCGGCGGGCCAGGTCGCTGGCCTGTCCACCATCACTTCGGCAAGGAGCCGGGCATGA
- a CDS encoding FadR/GntR family transcriptional regulator, producing MTLTASHRPVLADEITDKLREMIHSGEWPLQQKIPAEPELMAGLGVSRGTLREAIKALAHSGMLEVRRGDGTYVRATSEISGAAQRMYKDHTQEHILEVRVGLDTQAARLAARNATADHVAAMRALMDVRRNAWNSEDYPAWAQADWDFHVLVAQASGNPLLHELYVSFGAVFHADLLRQQRRGGFNGLPDEGHGELVDAIEAHNEAAAVDSVNRNLNSCAEWLRE from the coding sequence ATGACCCTCACCGCTTCGCACCGGCCCGTCCTGGCCGACGAGATCACGGACAAGCTCCGCGAGATGATCCACTCCGGCGAATGGCCGCTGCAGCAGAAAATTCCCGCCGAGCCTGAGCTCATGGCCGGCCTGGGCGTCTCCCGCGGCACCCTCCGGGAAGCCATCAAGGCGCTGGCGCACAGCGGGATGCTGGAAGTCCGCCGCGGCGACGGCACCTATGTGCGGGCCACGAGCGAGATCTCCGGTGCCGCGCAGCGCATGTACAAGGACCACACCCAGGAGCACATCCTCGAGGTCCGGGTGGGCCTGGACACCCAGGCGGCGCGGCTGGCCGCCCGCAACGCCACGGCGGACCACGTTGCCGCCATGAGGGCCCTCATGGATGTCCGCCGGAACGCCTGGAACTCCGAAGACTACCCCGCCTGGGCGCAGGCGGATTGGGACTTCCATGTGCTCGTGGCACAGGCATCGGGGAACCCGCTGCTGCACGAGCTGTACGTCAGTTTCGGTGCCGTGTTCCACGCGGACCTGCTCCGGCAGCAGCGCCGGGGAGGCTTCAACGGACTCCCGGACGAAGGGCACGGGGAGCTGGTAGACGCCATCGAGGCGCACAATGAAGCCGCCGCCGTGGACAGCGTCAACCGGAACCTTAACTCGTGCGCGGAGTGGCTCCGGGAGTAG